A portion of the Acidisarcina polymorpha genome contains these proteins:
- a CDS encoding acetyl-CoA carboxylase carboxyltransferase subunit alpha: MAEQAGNLEQRRTAVSTPAAWVKTELARHPQRPFPMDFVGRIFTDFSEIHGDRAFGDDPVISCGMARFHGEEVMIIGNLKGRTTKEKVQRNFGMPNPEGYRKALRAMKIAEKFHRPVFTFIDIPGAWHGMGAEERGQAEAIARNLLEMSRLRVPTIATITGEGGSGGALAIAVADRVLMLENAIYSVISPEGCASIMWRDAGKRADAAKALKITSSEIRALGCIDDIVPEPGEGAQANLDAAATMLDAALVHHFEEVKSVPIEQLLAARQAKFRNIGQFYTS, encoded by the coding sequence ATGGCAGAGCAGGCAGGCAATTTAGAGCAGCGGCGAACAGCGGTATCGACTCCCGCGGCATGGGTCAAAACGGAGTTAGCACGGCATCCCCAACGGCCCTTTCCGATGGATTTTGTAGGACGCATTTTTACCGATTTCAGCGAAATCCACGGCGATCGGGCTTTCGGGGACGATCCGGTCATCTCTTGCGGCATGGCGCGATTCCATGGCGAAGAAGTCATGATCATCGGAAACCTGAAGGGGCGCACCACCAAAGAGAAGGTGCAGCGTAATTTCGGCATGCCCAATCCCGAAGGCTATCGCAAGGCATTGCGCGCGATGAAGATCGCCGAGAAATTTCATCGGCCGGTATTTACGTTCATCGACATTCCCGGAGCCTGGCATGGCATGGGCGCGGAAGAGCGTGGCCAGGCCGAGGCCATCGCCAGGAACCTGCTGGAGATGTCCAGGCTGCGTGTTCCCACGATCGCCACCATAACCGGCGAAGGTGGTTCCGGCGGTGCGCTGGCGATCGCGGTGGCTGACCGGGTGCTGATGCTCGAGAACGCAATTTACTCCGTGATCTCCCCCGAAGGCTGCGCGTCCATCATGTGGCGGGACGCCGGAAAGCGCGCTGACGCGGCCAAGGCGCTGAAAATCACCTCCTCCGAAATCCGGGCATTGGGCTGCATCGATGACATCGTTCCGGAACCCGGAGAGGGGGCGCAGGCAAATCTTGACGCGGCAGCAACCATGCTGGACGCAGCGTTGGTTCATCACTTTGAAGAAGTAAAATCCGTGCCGATCGAGCAGCTTCTCGCCGCGCGGCAGGCAAAATTCCGGAATATCGGACAATTCTATACATCCTGA